In a genomic window of Drosophila takahashii strain IR98-3 E-12201 chromosome 3L, DtakHiC1v2, whole genome shotgun sequence:
- the Idh gene encoding isocitrate dehydrogenase [NADP] cytoplasmic isoform X2 — translation MFALRRTAAMMTSVRRQPQFTQAVFRANFAVSAAEPSTPKISMDNQRIAAVSEMAQKIPAGPVVDVLGDEMTRIIWDSIKNKLILPFLDIELHTYDLGIEYRDQTEDQVTIDCAEAIKKYNVGIKCATITPDEKRVEEFKLKKMWKSPNGTIRNILGGTVFREAIICKNVPRLVTGWQKPIVIGRHAHADQYKAVDYVVPGPGKLTLTWKGADGQVIDEVINDFKGAGVALGMFNTDDSIVDFAHASFKFALDRQLPLYMSTKNTILKKYDGRFKDIFEDLYNKEYKKQYEAAGIWYEHRLIDDMVAYAMKSEGGFVWACKNYDGDVQSDSVAQGYGSLGLMTSVLLCPDGKTVEAEAAHGTVTRHFRFYQQGKETSTNPIASIFAWTRGLLHRAKLDDNEALKQFAETLEQVCIDTIEGGAMTKDLAICIKGSISAVERKDYQETFEFMDTLAKNLEAALAKNAAAAAK, via the exons ATGTTTGCCCTGCGCCGCACAGCCGCAATGATGACGTCGGTCCGCCGGCAGCCGCAGTTCACCCAGGCCGTTTTCCGGGCCAATTTCGCCGTCAGCGCAGCG GAACCGAGTACCCCCAAGATATCCATGGATAATCAGAGGATTGCCGCCGTGAGCGAG ATGGCCCAGAAGATCCCAGCCGGACCCGTGGTGGATGTCCTCGGTGACGAGATGACCCGCATCATCTGGGACTCGATCAAGAACAAGCTGATCCTGCCCTTCCTGGACATCGAGCTGCACACCTACGATCTGGGCATCGAGTACCGTGACCAGACCGAGGATCAGGTGACCATCGACTGCGCCGAGGCCATCAAGAAGTACAACGTGGGCATTAAGTGCGCCACCATCACGCCGGACGAGAAGCGCGTGGAGGAGTTCAAGCTGAAGAAGATGTGGAAGTCGCCAAACGGCACCATCCGCAACATTCTGGGCGGCACCGTCTTCCGCGAGGCCATCATCTGCAAGAATGTGCCCCGCCTGGTCACCGGCTGGCAGAAGCCCATCGTGATTGGCCGTCACGCCCACGCCGATCAGTACAAGGCCGTCGACTATGTGGTTCCCGGTCCCGGCAAGCTGACCCTCACCTGGAAGGGTGCCGATGGCCAGGTCATCGATGAGGTAATCAACGACTTCAAGGGTGCGGGTGTTGCCCTGGGAATGTTCAACACAGACGACTCCATCGTGGACTTTGCCCACGCCTCGTTCAAGTTCGCCTTGGACCGCCAGCTGCCGCTGTACATGAGCACCAAGAACACCATTCTGAAGAAGTACGACGGTCGCTTCAAGGACATCTTCGAGGACCTGTACAACAAGGAGTACAAGAAGCAGTACGAGGCGGCGGGCATCTGGTATGAGCACCGCCTCATCGACGACATGGTCGCCTATGCCATGAAGTCCGAGGGTGGCTTCGTGTGGGCCTGCAAGAACTACGATGGAGATGTCCAGTCCGATTCCGTTGCCCAGGGCTACGGTTCGCTGGGTCTGATGACCTCCGTGCTGCTCTGTCCCGATGGAAAGACTGTGGAGGCTGAGGCTGCTCACGGAACTGTGACCCGTCACTTCCGTTTCTACCAGCAGGGCAAGGAGACGTCCACCAACCCGATTGCCTCGATCTTCGCCTGGACCCGCGGCCTGCTGCACCGCGCCAAGCTGGACGACAATGAGGCGCTGAAGCAGTTCGCCGAGACCCTCGAGCAGGTCTGCATCGACACCATCGAGGGCGGCGCGATGACCAAGGATCTGGCCATCTGCATCAAGGGCAGCATTAGCGCCGTGGAGCGCAAGGACTATCAGGAGACGTTCGAGTTCATGGACACGCTGGCCAAGAACCTGGAGGCCGCCCTGGCCAAgaacgccgccgccgccgccaagTGA
- the Idh gene encoding isocitrate dehydrogenase [NADP] cytoplasmic isoform X1 encodes MFALRRTAAMMTSVRRQPQFTQAVFRANFAVSAAEPSTPKISMDNQRIAAVSEHSFVVCSPEQMAQKIPAGPVVDVLGDEMTRIIWDSIKNKLILPFLDIELHTYDLGIEYRDQTEDQVTIDCAEAIKKYNVGIKCATITPDEKRVEEFKLKKMWKSPNGTIRNILGGTVFREAIICKNVPRLVTGWQKPIVIGRHAHADQYKAVDYVVPGPGKLTLTWKGADGQVIDEVINDFKGAGVALGMFNTDDSIVDFAHASFKFALDRQLPLYMSTKNTILKKYDGRFKDIFEDLYNKEYKKQYEAAGIWYEHRLIDDMVAYAMKSEGGFVWACKNYDGDVQSDSVAQGYGSLGLMTSVLLCPDGKTVEAEAAHGTVTRHFRFYQQGKETSTNPIASIFAWTRGLLHRAKLDDNEALKQFAETLEQVCIDTIEGGAMTKDLAICIKGSISAVERKDYQETFEFMDTLAKNLEAALAKNAAAAAK; translated from the exons ATGTTTGCCCTGCGCCGCACAGCCGCAATGATGACGTCGGTCCGCCGGCAGCCGCAGTTCACCCAGGCCGTTTTCCGGGCCAATTTCGCCGTCAGCGCAGCG GAACCGAGTACCCCCAAGATATCCATGGATAATCAGAGGATTGCCGCCGTGAGCGAG CACTCATTCGTGGTCTGCTCTCCCGAACAGATGGCCCAGAAGATCCCAGCCGGACCCGTGGTGGATGTCCTCGGTGACGAGATGACCCGCATCATCTGGGACTCGATCAAGAACAAGCTGATCCTGCCCTTCCTGGACATCGAGCTGCACACCTACGATCTGGGCATCGAGTACCGTGACCAGACCGAGGATCAGGTGACCATCGACTGCGCCGAGGCCATCAAGAAGTACAACGTGGGCATTAAGTGCGCCACCATCACGCCGGACGAGAAGCGCGTGGAGGAGTTCAAGCTGAAGAAGATGTGGAAGTCGCCAAACGGCACCATCCGCAACATTCTGGGCGGCACCGTCTTCCGCGAGGCCATCATCTGCAAGAATGTGCCCCGCCTGGTCACCGGCTGGCAGAAGCCCATCGTGATTGGCCGTCACGCCCACGCCGATCAGTACAAGGCCGTCGACTATGTGGTTCCCGGTCCCGGCAAGCTGACCCTCACCTGGAAGGGTGCCGATGGCCAGGTCATCGATGAGGTAATCAACGACTTCAAGGGTGCGGGTGTTGCCCTGGGAATGTTCAACACAGACGACTCCATCGTGGACTTTGCCCACGCCTCGTTCAAGTTCGCCTTGGACCGCCAGCTGCCGCTGTACATGAGCACCAAGAACACCATTCTGAAGAAGTACGACGGTCGCTTCAAGGACATCTTCGAGGACCTGTACAACAAGGAGTACAAGAAGCAGTACGAGGCGGCGGGCATCTGGTATGAGCACCGCCTCATCGACGACATGGTCGCCTATGCCATGAAGTCCGAGGGTGGCTTCGTGTGGGCCTGCAAGAACTACGATGGAGATGTCCAGTCCGATTCCGTTGCCCAGGGCTACGGTTCGCTGGGTCTGATGACCTCCGTGCTGCTCTGTCCCGATGGAAAGACTGTGGAGGCTGAGGCTGCTCACGGAACTGTGACCCGTCACTTCCGTTTCTACCAGCAGGGCAAGGAGACGTCCACCAACCCGATTGCCTCGATCTTCGCCTGGACCCGCGGCCTGCTGCACCGCGCCAAGCTGGACGACAATGAGGCGCTGAAGCAGTTCGCCGAGACCCTCGAGCAGGTCTGCATCGACACCATCGAGGGCGGCGCGATGACCAAGGATCTGGCCATCTGCATCAAGGGCAGCATTAGCGCCGTGGAGCGCAAGGACTATCAGGAGACGTTCGAGTTCATGGACACGCTGGCCAAGAACCTGGAGGCCGCCCTGGCCAAgaacgccgccgccgccgccaagTGA
- the Idh gene encoding isocitrate dehydrogenase [NADP] cytoplasmic isoform X3, which produces MFALRRTAAMMTSVRRQPQFTQAVFRANFAVSAAMAQKIPAGPVVDVLGDEMTRIIWDSIKNKLILPFLDIELHTYDLGIEYRDQTEDQVTIDCAEAIKKYNVGIKCATITPDEKRVEEFKLKKMWKSPNGTIRNILGGTVFREAIICKNVPRLVTGWQKPIVIGRHAHADQYKAVDYVVPGPGKLTLTWKGADGQVIDEVINDFKGAGVALGMFNTDDSIVDFAHASFKFALDRQLPLYMSTKNTILKKYDGRFKDIFEDLYNKEYKKQYEAAGIWYEHRLIDDMVAYAMKSEGGFVWACKNYDGDVQSDSVAQGYGSLGLMTSVLLCPDGKTVEAEAAHGTVTRHFRFYQQGKETSTNPIASIFAWTRGLLHRAKLDDNEALKQFAETLEQVCIDTIEGGAMTKDLAICIKGSISAVERKDYQETFEFMDTLAKNLEAALAKNAAAAAK; this is translated from the exons ATGTTTGCCCTGCGCCGCACAGCCGCAATGATGACGTCGGTCCGCCGGCAGCCGCAGTTCACCCAGGCCGTTTTCCGGGCCAATTTCGCCGTCAGCGCAGCG ATGGCCCAGAAGATCCCAGCCGGACCCGTGGTGGATGTCCTCGGTGACGAGATGACCCGCATCATCTGGGACTCGATCAAGAACAAGCTGATCCTGCCCTTCCTGGACATCGAGCTGCACACCTACGATCTGGGCATCGAGTACCGTGACCAGACCGAGGATCAGGTGACCATCGACTGCGCCGAGGCCATCAAGAAGTACAACGTGGGCATTAAGTGCGCCACCATCACGCCGGACGAGAAGCGCGTGGAGGAGTTCAAGCTGAAGAAGATGTGGAAGTCGCCAAACGGCACCATCCGCAACATTCTGGGCGGCACCGTCTTCCGCGAGGCCATCATCTGCAAGAATGTGCCCCGCCTGGTCACCGGCTGGCAGAAGCCCATCGTGATTGGCCGTCACGCCCACGCCGATCAGTACAAGGCCGTCGACTATGTGGTTCCCGGTCCCGGCAAGCTGACCCTCACCTGGAAGGGTGCCGATGGCCAGGTCATCGATGAGGTAATCAACGACTTCAAGGGTGCGGGTGTTGCCCTGGGAATGTTCAACACAGACGACTCCATCGTGGACTTTGCCCACGCCTCGTTCAAGTTCGCCTTGGACCGCCAGCTGCCGCTGTACATGAGCACCAAGAACACCATTCTGAAGAAGTACGACGGTCGCTTCAAGGACATCTTCGAGGACCTGTACAACAAGGAGTACAAGAAGCAGTACGAGGCGGCGGGCATCTGGTATGAGCACCGCCTCATCGACGACATGGTCGCCTATGCCATGAAGTCCGAGGGTGGCTTCGTGTGGGCCTGCAAGAACTACGATGGAGATGTCCAGTCCGATTCCGTTGCCCAGGGCTACGGTTCGCTGGGTCTGATGACCTCCGTGCTGCTCTGTCCCGATGGAAAGACTGTGGAGGCTGAGGCTGCTCACGGAACTGTGACCCGTCACTTCCGTTTCTACCAGCAGGGCAAGGAGACGTCCACCAACCCGATTGCCTCGATCTTCGCCTGGACCCGCGGCCTGCTGCACCGCGCCAAGCTGGACGACAATGAGGCGCTGAAGCAGTTCGCCGAGACCCTCGAGCAGGTCTGCATCGACACCATCGAGGGCGGCGCGATGACCAAGGATCTGGCCATCTGCATCAAGGGCAGCATTAGCGCCGTGGAGCGCAAGGACTATCAGGAGACGTTCGAGTTCATGGACACGCTGGCCAAGAACCTGGAGGCCGCCCTGGCCAAgaacgccgccgccgccgccaagTGA
- the Idh gene encoding isocitrate dehydrogenase [NADP] cytoplasmic isoform X4 codes for MAQKIPAGPVVDVLGDEMTRIIWDSIKNKLILPFLDIELHTYDLGIEYRDQTEDQVTIDCAEAIKKYNVGIKCATITPDEKRVEEFKLKKMWKSPNGTIRNILGGTVFREAIICKNVPRLVTGWQKPIVIGRHAHADQYKAVDYVVPGPGKLTLTWKGADGQVIDEVINDFKGAGVALGMFNTDDSIVDFAHASFKFALDRQLPLYMSTKNTILKKYDGRFKDIFEDLYNKEYKKQYEAAGIWYEHRLIDDMVAYAMKSEGGFVWACKNYDGDVQSDSVAQGYGSLGLMTSVLLCPDGKTVEAEAAHGTVTRHFRFYQQGKETSTNPIASIFAWTRGLLHRAKLDDNEALKQFAETLEQVCIDTIEGGAMTKDLAICIKGSISAVERKDYQETFEFMDTLAKNLEAALAKNAAAAAK; via the coding sequence ATGGCCCAGAAGATCCCAGCCGGACCCGTGGTGGATGTCCTCGGTGACGAGATGACCCGCATCATCTGGGACTCGATCAAGAACAAGCTGATCCTGCCCTTCCTGGACATCGAGCTGCACACCTACGATCTGGGCATCGAGTACCGTGACCAGACCGAGGATCAGGTGACCATCGACTGCGCCGAGGCCATCAAGAAGTACAACGTGGGCATTAAGTGCGCCACCATCACGCCGGACGAGAAGCGCGTGGAGGAGTTCAAGCTGAAGAAGATGTGGAAGTCGCCAAACGGCACCATCCGCAACATTCTGGGCGGCACCGTCTTCCGCGAGGCCATCATCTGCAAGAATGTGCCCCGCCTGGTCACCGGCTGGCAGAAGCCCATCGTGATTGGCCGTCACGCCCACGCCGATCAGTACAAGGCCGTCGACTATGTGGTTCCCGGTCCCGGCAAGCTGACCCTCACCTGGAAGGGTGCCGATGGCCAGGTCATCGATGAGGTAATCAACGACTTCAAGGGTGCGGGTGTTGCCCTGGGAATGTTCAACACAGACGACTCCATCGTGGACTTTGCCCACGCCTCGTTCAAGTTCGCCTTGGACCGCCAGCTGCCGCTGTACATGAGCACCAAGAACACCATTCTGAAGAAGTACGACGGTCGCTTCAAGGACATCTTCGAGGACCTGTACAACAAGGAGTACAAGAAGCAGTACGAGGCGGCGGGCATCTGGTATGAGCACCGCCTCATCGACGACATGGTCGCCTATGCCATGAAGTCCGAGGGTGGCTTCGTGTGGGCCTGCAAGAACTACGATGGAGATGTCCAGTCCGATTCCGTTGCCCAGGGCTACGGTTCGCTGGGTCTGATGACCTCCGTGCTGCTCTGTCCCGATGGAAAGACTGTGGAGGCTGAGGCTGCTCACGGAACTGTGACCCGTCACTTCCGTTTCTACCAGCAGGGCAAGGAGACGTCCACCAACCCGATTGCCTCGATCTTCGCCTGGACCCGCGGCCTGCTGCACCGCGCCAAGCTGGACGACAATGAGGCGCTGAAGCAGTTCGCCGAGACCCTCGAGCAGGTCTGCATCGACACCATCGAGGGCGGCGCGATGACCAAGGATCTGGCCATCTGCATCAAGGGCAGCATTAGCGCCGTGGAGCGCAAGGACTATCAGGAGACGTTCGAGTTCATGGACACGCTGGCCAAGAACCTGGAGGCCGCCCTGGCCAAgaacgccgccgccgccgccaagTGA